Proteins from a genomic interval of Gossypium hirsutum isolate 1008001.06 chromosome A09, Gossypium_hirsutum_v2.1, whole genome shotgun sequence:
- the LOC107930160 gene encoding 40S ribosomal protein S13, with translation MGRMHSRGKGISASALPYKRTPPSWLKISSQDVEENICKFAKKGLTPSQIGVILRDSHGIAQVRSVTGSKILRILKAHGLAPEIPEDLYHLIKKAVAIRKHLERNRKDKDSKFRLILVESRIHRLARYYKKTKKLPPVWKYESTTASTLVA, from the exons ATGGGTCGTATGCACAGTCGCGG taAGGGTATTTCAGCCTCAGCTCTGCCTTACAAGAGGACCCCGCCAAGCTGGCTCAAGATCTCTTCTCAAGAT GTTGAGGAAAACATTTGCAAGTTCGCAAAGAAAGGCTTGACCCCATCTCAGATTGGTGTCATTCTCCGTGATTCTCATGGTATTGCTCAAGTTAGGAGCGTTACTGGCAGCAAGATCTTGCGTATCCTCAAGGCTCACG GTCTGGCCCCTGAAATTCCTGAGGATTTGTATCACCTTATCAAGAAGGCAGTTGCCATCCGCAAGCATTTGGAGAGAAACAGGAAGGACAAGGATTCCAAGTTCAGGTTGATCCTTGTTGAGAGCCGGATTCACAGGCTTGCTCGCTACTACAAGAAAACAAAGAAGCTTCCCCCGGTCTGGAAATA CGAATCTACAACAGCCAGCACTCTCGTTGCTTAA